Proteins encoded together in one Actinomycetota bacterium window:
- the purF gene encoding amidophosphoribosyltransferase — protein sequence MAFERNEACGIFGIYTREDDVAKLTYYALYALQHRGQESAGIAVSDGRESLMLKDMGMVSQVFSERDLNNLKGYMAIGHVRYSTTGSSFWENAQPVQVPRRRGSVYVAHNGNLINTVELREELRAEGVRFRSTSDTEVIAVLLARSPAEDIVDAVKEVMPRLVGAYSLAILTEKRLIGLRDPYGIRPLCVGAYRDGYAISSESSGLDIIGAEYMREIEPGEMAVIDEDGLRFERFMEARKPSLCIFEFIYFARPDSIMYDTYLYHARKHMGMSLADEAPVEADVVMPIPDTGVPAAIGYSQASGIPFGEGLIKNRYIGRTFIQPTQAIRRLGVRLKLNPLVGDIRGKRLVVVDDSIVRGNTTREIVRMLRDAGAREVHMRISSPPDMYPCFYGIDTAIRKELIASTRSVEEIREFIGADTLHYLSMENLVWSTRRPREEFCLACFDGDYPIPVPEDVKMAKCRLETERVGTDGE from the coding sequence GTGGCCTTCGAACGCAACGAGGCATGCGGCATCTTCGGCATCTACACCCGCGAGGACGATGTCGCCAAGCTGACCTATTACGCCCTTTACGCCCTGCAGCACCGCGGCCAGGAGAGCGCCGGCATCGCGGTGTCGGACGGCAGGGAGAGCCTCATGCTCAAGGACATGGGCATGGTCTCGCAGGTCTTCAGCGAGCGGGACCTCAACAACCTCAAGGGGTACATGGCCATCGGCCACGTCAGGTATTCCACCACCGGGTCCTCCTTCTGGGAGAACGCGCAGCCGGTGCAGGTGCCGCGCCGCCGGGGGTCCGTGTACGTGGCCCACAACGGCAACCTCATCAACACCGTGGAGCTGCGCGAGGAGCTGCGGGCGGAGGGGGTGCGCTTCCGCTCCACCTCCGACACCGAGGTGATCGCGGTGTTGCTGGCCCGCTCCCCCGCCGAGGACATCGTGGACGCCGTGAAGGAGGTCATGCCCCGCCTGGTGGGGGCGTATTCCCTGGCCATACTCACCGAGAAGCGCCTCATAGGTCTCCGGGACCCCTACGGCATCAGGCCTCTCTGCGTGGGCGCATACCGTGACGGATACGCCATCTCCAGCGAGAGCAGCGGCCTGGACATCATCGGGGCGGAGTACATGCGGGAGATCGAACCCGGGGAGATGGCGGTGATCGACGAGGACGGCCTGAGGTTCGAGCGCTTCATGGAGGCGCGCAAGCCGTCCCTCTGCATCTTCGAGTTCATCTACTTCGCGCGCCCCGACTCCATCATGTACGACACCTACCTCTACCATGCGCGCAAGCACATGGGGATGAGCCTCGCGGACGAGGCCCCGGTGGAGGCGGACGTGGTCATGCCCATCCCCGACACCGGCGTGCCGGCGGCCATCGGCTACTCCCAGGCCTCGGGGATCCCCTTCGGGGAAGGGCTGATCAAGAACCGCTACATCGGGCGCACCTTCATCCAGCCCACCCAGGCCATCCGCAGGCTGGGGGTGCGCCTGAAGCTCAACCCCCTGGTGGGAGACATCAGGGGAAAGCGCCTGGTGGTGGTGGACGATTCCATCGTGCGGGGCAACACCACGCGCGAGATCGTGAGGATGCTCCGGGACGCGGGAGCCAGGGAGGTGCACATGCGCATCAGCTCCCCTCCCGACATGTACCCTTGCTTCTACGGCATCGACACCGCTATCCGCAAGGAGCTCATCGCGTCCACCCGCAGCGTGGAGGAGATAAGGGAGTTCATCGGGGCCGACACCCTGCATTACCTGAGCATGGAGAACCTGGTGTGGTCGACGCGCCGTCCGCGCGAGGAGTTCTGCCTCGCCTGCTTCGACGGCGATTATCCCATCCCCGTGCCCGAGGACGTCAAGATGGCCAAGTGCAGGCTGGAGACGGAGAGGGTGGGGACGGACGGAGAGTGA
- a CDS encoding phosphoribosylglycinamide formyltransferase encodes MPEPCRLGVLISGSGTNLENIARRIEEGSLPARIAVVISDVEEAYGLVRARRFGLEALFVDPASFPDRPSYDRELVRILEEREVDLVVLAGFMRLVGPEFVAAFRNRIMNIHPALLPSFPGTSGVADALAYGVKVTGVTVHFVDEGLDTGPIILQDAVPVLPGDDEETLHRRIHEVEYRLYPEAIRYFCEGRLRVEGRRVEILDG; translated from the coding sequence ATGCCCGAGCCCTGCAGGCTGGGGGTGCTCATTTCCGGCTCCGGCACCAACCTCGAGAACATCGCGCGCCGCATCGAGGAGGGTTCCCTGCCCGCGCGCATCGCCGTGGTCATAAGCGACGTGGAGGAGGCATACGGGCTGGTGCGCGCGCGCCGCTTCGGACTCGAGGCCCTCTTCGTGGACCCCGCCTCCTTCCCGGACCGACCCTCATACGACCGCGAGCTGGTCCGCATCCTCGAGGAGCGCGAGGTGGACCTGGTGGTGCTGGCGGGCTTCATGCGCCTAGTGGGCCCGGAGTTCGTGGCCGCTTTCCGCAACCGCATCATGAATATCCATCCCGCGCTGCTCCCCTCCTTCCCCGGCACCTCCGGGGTCGCCGATGCCCTGGCCTACGGGGTGAAGGTCACCGGCGTCACCGTGCACTTCGTGGACGAGGGCCTGGACACCGGGCCCATCATCCTGCAGGACGCCGTCCCCGTGCTGCCGGGAGACGATGAGGAGACCTTGCACCGGCGCATACACGAGGTGGAATACCGGCTCTACCCGGAGGCCATCCGGTACTTCTGCGAGGGGAGGCTAAGGGTGGAAGGCAGGCGGGTGGAGATACTGGACGGTTGA
- the purH gene encoding bifunctional phosphoribosylaminoimidazolecarboxamide formyltransferase/IMP cyclohydrolase, with product MARIERALISVSNKAGIVGLARELREMGVEIISTGGTETRLRGEGIEVIPIADITGFPEMLDGRVKTLHPHIHAALLADRSNPEHMRQLEELGIKPIDLVVVNLYPFAETIAQPGTTLEQAVEQIDIGGVTLIRAAAKNFASVAVVTNPKRYSSVLLEMRRNGGGLSEETRKSLAAEGFRHTAGYDAAIYAYLSGAFEEFPDTLNLVFKKQSMLRYGENPHQRGALYQEVGAPSTALVFAEQLHGKELSFNNVLDTDAAWSLVKEFPRPAVVMIKHNNPCGVAVADRLADAWRRAYECDEVSAFGSVMALNRPVDADTAALIDSIFVEVVIAPDYDEDARRILQRKEDIRLLRLPLEREPFNLLKDLKRVDGGLLVQDYDAGEDDLSGVEYVGDRRPTPGQWEDLVFAWKVAKHTRSNAIVLARDGATVGIGAGQMSRLDSTHLALRKAGGKAGGSVCASDAFFPFPDSVVMAAEAGVEAFIQPGGSMRDEETFEEIRRRGLVMVLTGKRHFRH from the coding sequence ATGGCCAGGATCGAGCGGGCGCTCATCAGCGTGTCCAACAAAGCGGGGATCGTGGGGCTCGCCAGGGAGCTGCGGGAGATGGGGGTGGAGATCATCTCCACCGGGGGCACGGAGACCCGGCTGCGCGGCGAGGGCATAGAGGTCATCCCCATAGCGGATATCACCGGCTTCCCTGAGATGCTCGACGGTAGGGTCAAGACCCTGCATCCCCATATCCACGCCGCCCTCCTCGCGGACCGCTCCAACCCCGAGCACATGAGACAGCTAGAGGAGTTGGGCATCAAGCCCATTGACCTGGTGGTGGTGAACCTCTATCCCTTCGCGGAGACCATCGCCCAGCCCGGCACCACGCTGGAGCAGGCGGTGGAGCAGATCGACATCGGGGGCGTCACCCTCATCCGGGCCGCGGCCAAGAACTTCGCCTCCGTGGCGGTGGTCACCAATCCCAAGCGCTACTCCTCGGTGCTGCTGGAGATGCGCCGCAACGGCGGGGGGCTGTCGGAGGAGACGCGCAAGTCCCTGGCGGCGGAGGGTTTCCGTCACACCGCGGGCTACGACGCCGCCATCTACGCCTACCTCTCGGGGGCCTTCGAGGAGTTCCCGGACACCCTGAACCTGGTCTTCAAGAAGCAGTCCATGCTGCGCTACGGGGAAAACCCCCATCAGAGGGGAGCCCTATACCAGGAGGTGGGGGCGCCCTCCACGGCACTGGTCTTCGCCGAGCAGCTCCACGGCAAGGAGTTGTCGTTCAACAACGTCCTGGACACCGACGCCGCCTGGTCCCTGGTGAAGGAGTTCCCGCGCCCCGCCGTGGTGATGATCAAGCACAACAACCCCTGCGGGGTGGCGGTGGCCGACCGCCTGGCCGACGCCTGGAGGCGGGCCTACGAGTGCGACGAGGTGAGCGCCTTCGGGAGCGTCATGGCCCTCAACCGGCCCGTGGACGCGGATACCGCCGCGCTCATCGACTCCATCTTCGTGGAGGTGGTGATAGCCCCGGACTACGACGAGGACGCGCGCAGGATACTTCAGCGCAAGGAGGACATCCGCCTCCTGCGCCTTCCCCTGGAGAGAGAGCCGTTCAACCTGCTCAAGGACCTCAAGCGGGTGGACGGCGGCCTGCTGGTGCAGGATTACGACGCCGGGGAAGACGACCTCAGCGGCGTGGAGTACGTGGGCGACAGGCGCCCCACGCCGGGGCAGTGGGAGGACCTGGTGTTCGCCTGGAAGGTGGCCAAGCATACCCGCTCCAACGCCATAGTGCTGGCCAGGGACGGGGCCACGGTGGGCATCGGGGCGGGCCAGATGAGCCGGCTCGATTCCACCCACCTCGCCCTGCGCAAGGCCGGGGGAAAGGCGGGCGGCTCGGTGTGCGCCTCCGACGCCTTCTTCCCCTTCCCCGACTCCGTGGTCATGGCGGCGGAGGCGGGGGTGGAGGCTTTCATCCAGCCCGGGGGCTCCATGCGGGACGAGGAGACCTTCGAGGAGATAAGGCGCCGCGGGCTGGTGATGGTGCTCACCGGGAAGCGCCACTTCCGCCATTGA
- a CDS encoding phosphoribosylformylglycinamidine cyclo-ligase encodes MEEVDKKNNGGEACRPLTYAGAGVDIEAGARAVELIREEAASTFRPEVLSGLGGFGALFAAGFKGYSDPVLVSAVDGVGTKLKVAQMLDRHDTIGVDLVAMCVDDIVTCGAEPLFFLDYLAMGRVDPEKVRSIVAGIARGCRRCGCALIGGETAEHPGVMEEDDYDLAGFAVGVVEKERIIDGSRIVPGDAILGIMSSGLHSNGYSLVRKVFFETNDFDPGDRLRGLARTLGEELLTPTEIYAPGILRLLGEVDVKGIVHVTGGGLIENVPRVLPSGVDAVIDTTTWHPHSIFKIVRDMGGIDEVEMFRTFNMGIGMVVVVDLGDFRQAIHLLGLEGYRAMRIGDVCEGGGGIRLTC; translated from the coding sequence ATGGAAGAAGTAGACAAAAAAAACAACGGCGGGGAAGCCTGCCGTCCACTCACCTACGCGGGCGCCGGGGTGGATATCGAGGCGGGCGCGCGCGCTGTGGAGCTGATCAGGGAGGAGGCGGCCTCCACCTTCCGCCCCGAGGTGCTCTCGGGGCTGGGGGGCTTCGGGGCGCTCTTCGCGGCCGGGTTCAAGGGCTATTCCGACCCCGTGCTGGTCTCGGCGGTGGACGGCGTGGGGACCAAGCTCAAGGTGGCGCAGATGCTCGACCGCCACGACACCATAGGGGTGGACCTGGTGGCCATGTGCGTGGACGACATCGTGACCTGCGGGGCGGAGCCCCTGTTCTTCCTCGACTACCTGGCCATGGGCAGGGTGGACCCCGAGAAGGTGCGCAGCATCGTGGCGGGGATCGCGCGCGGCTGCCGACGCTGCGGGTGCGCCCTCATCGGCGGGGAGACGGCGGAGCATCCCGGGGTCATGGAGGAGGACGACTACGACCTGGCGGGGTTCGCCGTGGGGGTGGTGGAAAAAGAAAGGATCATCGACGGCTCGCGCATCGTGCCGGGGGACGCCATCCTGGGCATCATGAGCAGCGGGCTGCACTCCAACGGCTATTCCCTGGTGCGCAAGGTGTTCTTCGAGACGAACGACTTCGACCCCGGCGACCGCCTGCGCGGCCTCGCGCGCACCCTGGGGGAGGAGCTGCTCACCCCCACGGAGATTTATGCTCCCGGCATCCTCCGCCTGCTCGGGGAGGTGGACGTCAAGGGCATCGTGCACGTGACGGGGGGAGGGTTGATCGAGAACGTCCCGAGGGTGCTCCCCTCCGGCGTGGACGCGGTCATCGACACCACCACCTGGCATCCCCACAGCATCTTCAAGATCGTGAGGGACATGGGGGGCATAGACGAGGTGGAGATGTTCAGGACCTTCAACATGGGCATCGGCATGGTGGTGGTCGTGGACCTGGGGGATTTCCGCCAGGCCATCCACCTCCTGGGACTGGAGGGTTACCGTGCCATGCGCATCGGAGACGTCTGCGAAGGCGGCGGCGGCATTCGGCTGACCTGCTGA